DNA from Lentibacillus amyloliquefaciens:
ACCATCTGACCAAAGAGCAAATAAACGAACTCGAAGAAATCAACGAACGTTTTACAAAGGCCATCAATTCCAATAATGGCTATGCCGCGTTAAAAGTCGATGAAGAATTTCACCAAGTGATTGTTGACATAACGAAAAATACATATATCCAAAGCATTATAGAATCATTGCAAGCCCATGTCCGCAGGCATTTTTTCCATAATTCCATTACCTTAACCGAAAAGTCAATTGAAGAACACAAGGCCATTATCACCGCTATGAAACATGGCGACAAAGAAAAGGCAGCAGCCATCATGAAAGAAAACTGGCTCCGTACATTACAGGACTTTGAATAAAGACTAAACAAAAAGCCGGCTCCTCCAATAAATGAGGAGCCGGCTTTTACTATATGAATTACGAAGCATGAACTGCAGCTGGCTTTTGGACACGGATGATAACACCGGTGACGGCTATAACGACAAGAGCCGGCAGCAGCCATCCAAGTCCCTGACTGTATAGAGGCAAGGCTTGTTCATAGAAACCCACAATAGGCTGCATCCAGCTGAAATACTCGATGCCCAGTGATTCACAGAGCGACTTAAGACCATCAAAGATACTGATCAAAAACGTAACGGCAATGGTTGAACCATAAACTGTCCTTGCATGATTGAACAATGGGGACAAAAATGTTAGGAGCATCAGGACAATCGCCAGTGGATACAAGAACATCAAGACCGGCACAGAGTAAGTGATGATGTTAGCCAATCCGAAGTTCGCAATCACAAAGGTCAACGTTGAAAAGAAGATAACCAGTGTCTTGTAACTAATTTTCGGAAACAGCGTATGGAAATATTCCGCATTGGCTGTTGTCAGTCCGATTGCAGTCGTTAAACATGCCAATGTAATAGCAACCGCAAGCAGAACAGAACCAAATGTGCCGAAGTAATAGGAAGCACCACTGCTCAAAACCGGTCCGCCGGTTTCAAAGATTCCGAAAACTTGTGTACTCGTTGCCCCTAAATATGCAATCCCGATATAAATCGCACCAAGCAACAATATGGCAATACTGCCAGCTTTAATAGTTGTTTTGAGAATTTCGGTATTGGATGTTACGCCCATTGCCCGGATAGCATTAATGACGATAATTCCGAATACTAACGATGCCAGTGCATCCATTGTATTATACCCTTCAAGGAAACCGGTTATAAATGCGCCACTGCCATACGCTTCCTGAGGTGCTTCCATCGCTCCCATCGGATTAATGATAACCGTAACAAGAAGAACTGCAAGCAGAATAACCAGTCCAGGTGCCAAAAACTTTCCAACATTATCAACAAGCTTGGCAGGTTTTAATGAAAACAGAAGAACAGCAGCGAAAAACAATAAGCTGAAAATAAATAATCCCAATTGTTGTGAAGACTCACCTATGAAAGGTGATATACCAACCTCAAACGCAACCGTACCTGTACGGGGAGAGGCAAAAAATGGCCCGATCGTCAAATAAAGCAATGACGTGAAAAACACGGCATACACCGGATGCACCCGGCTTGAAAGTTCCTGCAAATTACGACTGCCTGAGAAGCTCATGGCGATGATTCCAAGCAATGGCAGTCCCACGCCGGTAATTAAAAACCCAATAGCCGCCGGCCATATATTTGTTCCAGCATTTTGACCCAGCTGTGCCGGAAAAATCAGATTTCCAGCTCCAAAAAAGAGTGCAAACAGCATGACACCAATTGCGGCGTAAGATGAAAAAGACAGTTTTCCATTCATGATATGTTCCTCCAATGATGTTTATTTATTTGTACATATATGCAATATATCGATGAAAACTATCATACTATCTTCCTATGCAAAATGCAATATATTACATGAAACTTTTTGACGATTTACGGAAATTAAAAATTACCAGCCATTTTCCTGCCGTAACGGGATGGTTGGTAATTTTTTAAATCATCTCCCTTACATTTTACTAAGAAGTAACGGTCTCGCCGTAATCAATGCTGCCCTGTGCTATCCACAGATAAGATATAAAAAGAGCGGGTGTATTCTTCGTTTGAATTACCAATTGACAGTATTTTAAAATCTTGCTATTATAAATACAGTTAATATAATACGAATTAATAATAAATTAATTAGAAATATCTTAATTAATCTAATTAGCATGGAGGTGAGACAAAAAAATGAGAAATAATCATTTAAAAGCTTTTACTGTTCTGAATCGGGCAACACAATCTATTCAAGATGCCCTCAAAAAAGAT
Protein-coding regions in this window:
- a CDS encoding GntR family transcriptional regulator: MPIPANHSKPVRQSAKENALNQIQQWIIDGTLLPGEKLNDTELANALGISRTPVRESLQLLEVQGFVKMYPGKATQVTEIEREAIKDLLPPLAALQSLSAELAIDHLTKEQINELEEINERFTKAINSNNGYAALKVDEEFHQVIVDITKNTYIQSIIESLQAHVRRHFFHNSITLTEKSIEEHKAIITAMKHGDKEKAAAIMKENWLRTLQDFE
- the brnQ gene encoding branched-chain amino acid transport system II carrier protein, with amino-acid sequence MNGKLSFSSYAAIGVMLFALFFGAGNLIFPAQLGQNAGTNIWPAAIGFLITGVGLPLLGIIAMSFSGSRNLQELSSRVHPVYAVFFTSLLYLTIGPFFASPRTGTVAFEVGISPFIGESSQQLGLFIFSLLFFAAVLLFSLKPAKLVDNVGKFLAPGLVILLAVLLVTVIINPMGAMEAPQEAYGSGAFITGFLEGYNTMDALASLVFGIIVINAIRAMGVTSNTEILKTTIKAGSIAILLLGAIYIGIAYLGATSTQVFGIFETGGPVLSSGASYYFGTFGSVLLAVAITLACLTTAIGLTTANAEYFHTLFPKISYKTLVIFFSTLTFVIANFGLANIITYSVPVLMFLYPLAIVLMLLTFLSPLFNHARTVYGSTIAVTFLISIFDGLKSLCESLGIEYFSWMQPIVGFYEQALPLYSQGLGWLLPALVVIAVTGVIIRVQKPAAVHAS